Below is a genomic region from Sulfitobacter sp. OXR-159.
GATCAAACGGCTCACCACGGCACCGCCTTTCCGGCCCAGTCGAAGAACCCGCCGCTCTCCTCCGAGGTCAGCCCGTCGATCACCCGCAGCAGATTGTCCGCGGCCTCCCCCGGCGGCACCGCCGGATGGCGGCCCAGATATTTTTCGGTAAAGGGTGTTTCGACGGTGCCGGGGTGCAGCGCCACGCAGATGCTTTGCGGATGGGAGCGGCTGAGCTCGATCGCGGCGGTGTGCACGATTTGGTTCACCGCCGCCTTGGCGCTGCGGTAGCTGATCCAACCGCCCAGACGGTTGTCCCCGATGGAGCCGACCCGCGCCGAAAGCACGGCGAAAACCGCCCGCCTGTCGCGGGGCAAAAGCCTTGCCGCGTGGCGCAGCACCAGCGCCGGGCCGACCGCGTTCAGCGCGAATTGATCCAGCATCGCCTTTTGCGTGATGGCGTGCAGTGACTTTTCCGGCGCCGCTCCGTCGATCTCCAACGCACCAGTGGCGACAATCATCGCATCAAAGGGATCACCAAGCCCCTCCAGCGCCGTGGTGACCGAAGCCTCATCCGTCACGTCGAACCCGTCTGTCGTGCGCGAGAGTGTCGTCACCTCATCACCGCGCGTTTGAAACGCTGCCGTCAGCGCCGCACCGATACCGCCGCTGGCACCGATTACCAAAACCCGCGCGCTCATGCGGTGGCATGCCTGTGTTGTGTCGCTCTTTGCTGCATCCGCATCCCCCTTGCCTATAGGCAGATAGGCGGCGCTGACGCGGGGGCAAACAAAAGCCGCAACACCCCCTTTCCATTTGAAAACGGGTGCGTATAACTATCCGCATGACACAGGCCGTCCATATCCCGACCCTGCCGCGCTACTGCGCGGGCCTGCTGCGCGCCAACTTGCTGCACCTAATTCGCCTCTGAGCGTGCCCTTCGGCGCGCCCGCTCAGAGGGATGTGTCGCGCGCCAAGGATACCAGCAAAGAAAGAACCCAGGATGACCGATATGACGAAACAGGACCGTGTGCTGATTTTTGACACCACCTTGCGGGATGGCGAACAATCCCCCGGGGCGACGATGACCCATGCCGAAAAGCTGGAGATTGCGCAGCTTTTGGATGAGATGGGCGTCGACATCATCGAAGCAGGCTTTCCCATCGCCTCCGAAGGCGACTTTAACGCGGTGAGCGAGATTGCCCGCCAATCGCAAAACGCCGTGATCTGCGGCCTTGCCCGCGCCCAATTGGGCGACATCGACCGATGCTGGGAGGCCGTGAAACATGCCCGTCAGCCGCGCATCCACACCTTCATCGGCACCTCGCCCCTGCACCGCGCCATTCCGAACCTGACACAGGATGAGATGGCCGACCGTATCCATGAGACCGTGACCCACGCGCGCAACCTCTGCGACAGCGTACAATGGTCGCCGATGGATGCCACGCGGACCGAGCTTGATTACCTCTACCGCGTTGTCGAGATCGCCATCAAAGCCGGGGCCACCACGATCAACATCCCCGACACCGTGGGCTATACCGCCCCGCGTGAAAGCGCCGATCTGATCGCCAAACTGCTCGAAAACGTGCCGGGCGCGGATGAGATCATCTTTGCCACCCACTGCCACAACGATCTAGGCATGGCGACGGCCAACAGCCTTGCCGCTGTCGAGGCAGGGGCGCGGCAGGTGGA
It encodes:
- a CDS encoding SDR family NAD(P)-dependent oxidoreductase; translated protein: MGKGDADAAKSDTTQACHRMSARVLVIGASGGIGAALTAAFQTRGDEVTTLSRTTDGFDVTDEASVTTALEGLGDPFDAMIVATGALEIDGAAPEKSLHAITQKAMLDQFALNAVGPALVLRHAARLLPRDRRAVFAVLSARVGSIGDNRLGGWISYRSAKAAVNQIVHTAAIELSRSHPQSICVALHPGTVETPFTEKYLGRHPAVPPGEAADNLLRVIDGLTSEESGGFFDWAGKAVPW